A genomic region of Mycolicibacterium poriferae contains the following coding sequences:
- a CDS encoding AMP-binding protein, whose amino-acid sequence MAPDMTIYRSFFESVERQPNKPLFELPDGRTVSYRDTADTVHRIAARLLEGGVTPGDRVAMQVPKSPEAIALYLATLQVGGVFLPLNTAYTGAEMRYFLDDAQPRVLVCAPDRRDDYDAGQRGLVVETLGESGDGTLLHSQDRSDAVVDVGFDDPAAILYTSGTTGRSKGAVLTHGNLAANCAALLQAWQYTSEDRLIHALPIFHIHGLFVAANMTLVAGASMHYLSKFDTDVIVDLLPHATVLMGVPTFYTRLLRSERLASDSCSAMRLFVSGSAPLLASDHEAFAARTGHAILERYGMTETGMNTTNPYDGGIRKPGTVGKPLPGIEIRIVDRETGEPMADGEVGIVEVRGPNVFAGYWQMPEKTASEFRSDGFFITGDLGQIDDDGYLCIVGRDKDLVISGGYNIYPKEIEELLDSHPKVLESAVIGVPHPEFGETVVAVVVPNSGEQLRERELQDFVARDLARFKQPRAVRVVEALPRNVMGKVQKAELRTRYADLFVGADA is encoded by the coding sequence ATGGCGCCCGACATGACCATCTACCGTTCGTTCTTCGAAAGCGTTGAGCGGCAACCGAACAAACCGCTCTTCGAACTGCCCGACGGACGGACGGTGAGCTACCGCGACACCGCCGACACCGTGCACCGAATCGCCGCCCGCCTGCTCGAGGGCGGGGTGACGCCGGGAGACCGAGTCGCCATGCAGGTGCCGAAATCACCCGAGGCGATCGCACTGTACCTGGCGACGTTGCAGGTCGGCGGTGTCTTCTTGCCGCTCAACACCGCCTACACCGGCGCGGAGATGAGGTACTTCCTCGACGACGCGCAACCCCGCGTGCTGGTCTGCGCACCCGACCGCCGAGACGACTACGACGCCGGACAACGCGGTCTGGTGGTAGAGACACTTGGAGAGAGCGGGGACGGTACGTTGCTGCACAGTCAGGACCGGTCCGACGCTGTCGTGGATGTCGGCTTCGACGATCCCGCGGCCATCCTGTACACCTCCGGCACCACGGGCCGCTCGAAGGGAGCCGTGCTCACCCACGGCAACCTTGCCGCCAACTGCGCGGCCCTGCTGCAAGCCTGGCAGTACACCTCCGAAGACCGGCTCATCCATGCCCTACCCATCTTTCACATCCACGGGCTGTTCGTCGCGGCAAATATGACGCTGGTCGCCGGCGCCTCGATGCACTACCTGTCGAAGTTCGACACCGATGTGATCGTCGATCTGTTGCCCCACGCCACCGTGCTGATGGGCGTGCCCACGTTCTACACCCGGCTGCTCAGAAGTGAACGGCTGGCGTCCGACAGCTGTTCTGCCATGAGGCTTTTCGTATCCGGCTCGGCGCCGTTGCTGGCCAGCGACCACGAAGCCTTCGCCGCGCGCACCGGCCACGCCATTCTGGAGCGCTACGGCATGACCGAAACCGGCATGAACACCACGAACCCGTACGACGGCGGAATCCGAAAACCGGGGACGGTGGGAAAGCCGCTGCCAGGCATCGAGATCCGCATCGTCGACCGGGAAACCGGCGAACCAATGGCCGACGGCGAGGTCGGGATCGTCGAAGTTCGCGGGCCAAACGTCTTCGCCGGCTATTGGCAGATGCCGGAGAAGACGGCCTCGGAGTTCCGGTCCGACGGCTTCTTCATCACCGGCGATCTCGGTCAGATCGATGATGACGGCTATCTGTGCATCGTCGGACGGGACAAAGACCTGGTGATCTCAGGGGGATACAACATCTATCCCAAAGAGATCGAGGAGTTGCTCGACAGCCACCCGAAGGTACTGGAGTCCGCCGTCATCGGCGTTCCCCACCCGGAGTTCGGCGAGACGGTGGTGGCGGTCGTGGTCCCGAACAGTGGCGAGCAGCTCCGGGAGCGCGAGTTGCAGGATTTCGTCGCCCGCGATCTCGCACGGTTCAAACAGCCACGCGCCGTCCGTGTGGTGGAGGCCCTGCCCCGAAACGTGATGGGCAAGGTCCAGAAGGCCGAACTCCGAACGCGTTACGCCGATCTCTTCGTCGGTGCGGACGCCTGA
- a CDS encoding ChaB family protein, whose translation MPMTKKNGKPKKSELPSTLKKSGKKAQRTFAKAHDAAAEEYGDAERAHRVAYSALKHKFEKVGDHWEKKDKKGPSDQRARSGGPNAKGKTAEGVNANATKKHLTEVARRLDIPGRSKMDKGELVSAIKKANRRETAKSR comes from the coding sequence ATGCCGATGACGAAGAAGAACGGCAAGCCGAAGAAGAGCGAACTGCCGAGCACACTGAAGAAGTCGGGTAAGAAGGCCCAGCGCACCTTCGCCAAGGCTCATGACGCAGCCGCCGAAGAGTACGGCGACGCCGAGCGCGCACACCGTGTCGCGTACAGCGCCCTGAAGCACAAGTTCGAGAAGGTGGGCGACCACTGGGAGAAGAAGGACAAGAAGGGTCCGTCAGACCAGCGTGCGCGCAGCGGCGGCCCGAACGCCAAGGGCAAGACTGCCGAGGGCGTTAACGCGAATGCGACCAAGAAACATCTGACCGAGGTGGCTCGCCGGCTCGACATCCCGGGCCGCTCGAAGATGGACAAGGGCGAGTTGGTGTCGGCGATCAAGAAGGCGAACCGGCGCGAGACGGCAAAGTCTCGCTGA
- a CDS encoding DUF7800 domain-containing protein: MTEIRVGPMLRHVGQTDATVWVETDRACEVQILGCAAETFEVEGHHFAIVCIDGLEPDRQYPYDVHLDGERAWPPPDDPFPQPQIKLIPPGRSVRLAFGSCRTSAPLRAPYTWRGLWHPKGRGVDALRAFGARMLNQPSSLWPDALLMLGDQLYADDVPDDIKEQVSDREVHADGPVEVLEDFEEYCIGYRDAWTEPMVRWILSTLPTSTIFDDHEINDRWNISAQWLAEKRQTSWYETRITGGLMAYWIFQHLGNLTPAELAANETFQEIRRTRDGSAALRQMAKDAESDEGRSRFSYCRDFGDTRLLVVDSRTGRQLQPGQRQMVTDDEWDWVTSRVDGDYRHLILASSLPVLMPYGIHDIEGWAEAVADGAWGQRMCDLGEQVRMKGHLDHWAVFQRSFRDMETLVIDSAQGRRGTPPQSIVLLGGDVHHCWVTEVQLPDEDTSTSPTAVWQVVCSGLRKDLQLGERLLQVLGHTRVAAAAGRVLARSAGLSAPRLRWREATALHFRNQIGTLEIAGDEVGVRLEEVSGAVRKQRLTTVVEHKLR, from the coding sequence GTGACTGAAATCCGCGTCGGCCCAATGCTGCGTCATGTCGGCCAGACCGACGCCACCGTCTGGGTGGAAACCGACCGCGCCTGCGAGGTGCAGATTCTCGGTTGCGCTGCCGAGACGTTCGAGGTCGAAGGCCACCACTTCGCGATCGTGTGCATCGACGGTCTCGAACCGGACCGGCAATACCCGTACGACGTGCACCTCGATGGCGAGCGGGCGTGGCCACCGCCCGACGACCCGTTCCCGCAGCCGCAGATCAAGCTCATCCCGCCCGGTAGGTCGGTGCGTCTGGCATTCGGTTCCTGCCGGACGTCGGCACCCCTACGGGCGCCGTACACGTGGCGCGGCCTCTGGCATCCCAAGGGCAGGGGAGTCGATGCGCTGCGCGCGTTCGGGGCCCGAATGCTCAACCAGCCCTCGTCACTGTGGCCCGACGCGCTGCTGATGTTGGGCGACCAGCTCTACGCCGACGACGTTCCCGACGACATCAAAGAGCAGGTCTCCGATCGCGAAGTGCACGCCGATGGGCCGGTGGAGGTCCTCGAAGACTTCGAGGAATACTGCATCGGCTATCGCGATGCGTGGACCGAGCCGATGGTGCGCTGGATTCTGTCCACGCTGCCGACCTCGACCATCTTCGACGACCACGAGATCAACGACCGGTGGAACATCTCGGCGCAGTGGTTGGCCGAGAAGCGTCAGACCTCGTGGTACGAAACCCGCATCACCGGTGGTCTCATGGCGTACTGGATCTTTCAGCACCTGGGCAACCTCACGCCGGCAGAGCTGGCCGCCAACGAGACGTTCCAGGAGATCCGGCGGACTCGCGATGGCAGCGCGGCGCTGCGCCAGATGGCCAAGGACGCCGAAAGCGACGAAGGCCGGTCCCGGTTCAGCTATTGCCGCGACTTCGGCGACACGCGGCTGCTGGTCGTGGATTCACGCACCGGCCGGCAACTGCAGCCAGGACAACGCCAGATGGTCACCGACGACGAATGGGACTGGGTGACCTCGCGTGTCGACGGCGACTACCGGCACCTGATCCTCGCCTCGTCGTTGCCGGTACTGATGCCCTACGGCATCCACGACATCGAGGGCTGGGCCGAAGCGGTCGCCGACGGGGCATGGGGGCAGCGGATGTGCGACCTCGGCGAGCAGGTCCGCATGAAGGGTCACCTCGATCACTGGGCGGTGTTCCAGCGCAGCTTCCGCGACATGGAAACCCTGGTGATCGACAGTGCCCAGGGACGGCGGGGCACGCCACCGCAGTCGATCGTGCTGCTCGGCGGCGATGTCCACCACTGTTGGGTCACCGAAGTCCAGTTACCCGACGAGGACACATCGACATCCCCGACAGCGGTATGGCAGGTGGTCTGCTCGGGACTGCGCAAAGATCTGCAGCTCGGCGAGCGGCTGCTGCAAGTTCTGGGTCACACCCGCGTTGCCGCGGCGGCGGGCCGGGTACTGGCCAGAAGCGCAGGACTCAGCGCGCCGAGGCTGCGGTGGCGCGAGGCGACCGCGCTGCACTTCCGCAATCAGATCGGCACCCTCGAGATCGCCGGCGACGAAGTCGGCGTGCGGCTCGAGGAAGTGTCCGGGGCGGTGCGCAAACAACGACTCACCACCGTCGTCGAGCACAAACTGCGCTGA
- the madM gene encoding malonate transporter subunit MadM: MELLNTVFEKNNLLVAFVVVGALMLLSGWLSRSLTRGRLHGSAIAIILGLALAYWGGVVTGGEDGLADIAMFSGLALMGGAMLRDLAIVSTAYGVDLQEIKRSGLTGAMSIVLGVVVSFIVGAAVAAAFGYRDAESLATIGAGAATYIVGPVTGTAVGATSEVIALSVAAGLVKSVVVMVGTPMIARLIGLNNPKSAMAYGGLMGTTSGVAGGLAATDKRLVPYGAMTATFYTGIGCLLGPSLFYVALRAVVGV, encoded by the coding sequence ATGGAACTGCTGAACACTGTTTTCGAGAAGAACAACCTGCTGGTGGCCTTCGTGGTGGTCGGCGCCCTGATGCTGCTGTCCGGATGGCTGTCCCGTTCTTTGACGCGCGGTCGCCTGCATGGCTCGGCCATCGCGATCATCCTTGGTCTGGCCCTGGCGTATTGGGGCGGTGTGGTGACCGGAGGCGAGGACGGTCTGGCCGACATCGCGATGTTCTCCGGACTCGCATTGATGGGCGGTGCGATGTTGCGTGACCTGGCAATCGTATCGACCGCCTACGGCGTCGATCTGCAGGAGATCAAGCGTTCGGGACTGACAGGAGCGATGTCAATCGTCTTGGGCGTGGTGGTGTCCTTCATCGTCGGGGCTGCTGTGGCCGCAGCCTTCGGCTACCGAGATGCCGAGTCGCTGGCGACCATTGGCGCCGGCGCAGCCACCTACATCGTCGGCCCGGTGACCGGAACGGCGGTGGGCGCCACGTCCGAGGTGATCGCTCTATCGGTAGCGGCCGGTCTGGTGAAGTCAGTCGTGGTGATGGTGGGCACGCCGATGATCGCCCGACTGATCGGTCTGAACAACCCCAAGTCCGCCATGGCATACGGCGGCCTGATGGGTACTACGTCCGGTGTCGCAGGCGGGCTGGCCGCGACCGACAAGCGCCTGGTCCCCTACGGAGCAATGACCGCGACCTTCTACACCGGTATCGGGTGTCTGCTCGGTCCGTCGCTGTTCTACGTGGCGCTGCGGGCCGTCGTCGGTGTCTGA
- a CDS encoding nitroreductase family deazaflavin-dependent oxidoreductase, producing the protein MTEQPELSPTDWVREQTQRILEQGTTEGVEVFDRPVVLFTTTGVKSGQKRYVPLMRVEENGRYAMVASKGGDPKHPAWYHNVKANPAVTVQDGTEVSEMTARELEGDEREHWWKLAVEAYPPYAEYQTKTDRQIPVFIVE; encoded by the coding sequence GTGACTGAGCAACCGGAGCTGAGCCCCACCGACTGGGTTCGCGAGCAGACGCAACGCATCCTCGAACAGGGCACCACCGAAGGCGTCGAGGTCTTCGACCGTCCCGTCGTCCTGTTCACCACCACCGGCGTCAAGTCCGGGCAGAAGCGCTACGTGCCCCTCATGCGTGTCGAGGAGAACGGACGCTATGCCATGGTCGCCTCCAAGGGCGGCGACCCGAAGCACCCGGCCTGGTACCACAACGTGAAGGCCAACCCGGCGGTGACGGTCCAGGACGGCACCGAGGTGTCGGAGATGACGGCCCGCGAGCTCGAGGGCGACGAGCGCGAGCACTGGTGGAAGCTGGCGGTCGAGGCCTATCCGCCGTACGCCGAATACCAGACGAAGACCGACCGCCAGATCCCGGTCTTCATCGTCGAGTAA
- a CDS encoding malonyl-CoA decarboxylase domain-containing protein, with amino-acid sequence MGSADNRPLTRLLAACETLLSDVGEASMRTVAMEALTAYADLGDDEKLQFFAHVCTAYDVDAEQVRTAFHHWDDVRRRGSSAGEELVGLFNAVEPARQQLLRRMNHAPGATLALVEMRSDLRRLMTLQPALRPLDHDFHHLLTSWFNRGFLRMAEVTWKPPRQLREHLLQYESVHPMAGEEDLRRRVQPEDRRVFAFFHPATHELPLIFVEVALVRGTPDAIAPILQPGPALDPALADTAALYSINNALDGLAGVSFGSFLVKQVIEQVSVKLPNLKHFVTLSPIPGFRRWLDGQAHSDDDSRALAAELATVGDPADLATERADKIRDRLFPALHTYLTVERREDGLPLDPVARFHLGNGAAAWRLNWPANNSPQAWQQSYGAMVNYRYEPAQLEQRHEAFVRRRSFAVTGPFQRLADTRPDPVH; translated from the coding sequence ATGGGAAGCGCTGACAATCGGCCGCTGACCCGACTACTCGCGGCATGCGAGACGTTGTTGAGCGATGTCGGTGAAGCGTCTATGCGCACGGTCGCGATGGAGGCCCTGACCGCCTACGCCGACCTGGGCGACGACGAAAAATTGCAGTTCTTCGCCCACGTCTGCACGGCCTACGACGTCGACGCCGAGCAGGTCCGCACTGCGTTTCACCACTGGGACGACGTGCGCAGGCGCGGTTCCTCCGCCGGCGAAGAACTGGTCGGGCTGTTCAACGCGGTCGAACCAGCGCGGCAACAGTTGCTTCGCCGGATGAACCACGCACCCGGTGCGACGCTCGCGCTGGTCGAGATGCGTTCAGACCTACGCCGGCTGATGACACTGCAGCCCGCTCTGCGCCCGCTCGATCACGATTTCCACCACCTGCTCACGTCCTGGTTCAACCGGGGTTTCCTGCGCATGGCAGAAGTCACCTGGAAGCCACCACGCCAACTGCGTGAGCATCTGCTGCAGTACGAATCCGTTCACCCGATGGCCGGCGAGGAAGACCTGCGCCGGCGTGTGCAACCCGAGGACCGCCGGGTCTTCGCTTTCTTCCACCCCGCAACGCATGAGTTGCCGCTGATCTTCGTCGAAGTCGCGCTCGTGCGTGGGACGCCGGACGCGATAGCTCCAATTCTCCAGCCAGGTCCGGCACTCGACCCAGCTCTGGCGGACACGGCGGCGCTGTATTCGATCAACAACGCCCTCGACGGGCTGGCCGGTGTGTCGTTCGGCAGCTTCCTGGTCAAGCAGGTGATCGAGCAGGTCAGCGTCAAGTTGCCGAACCTGAAGCACTTCGTCACCCTCTCCCCCATCCCCGGTTTCCGCCGCTGGCTGGACGGGCAGGCACACAGCGACGACGATTCGCGCGCGCTCGCCGCCGAATTGGCCACGGTGGGCGACCCCGCCGACCTTGCCACTGAACGTGCCGACAAGATTCGTGACCGCCTGTTTCCGGCGCTACACACCTACCTCACCGTCGAGCGACGCGAAGACGGGCTTCCGTTGGACCCGGTCGCCCGCTTCCACCTCGGCAACGGCGCCGCGGCCTGGCGACTGAACTGGCCCGCCAACAACTCGCCGCAGGCCTGGCAGCAGTCCTATGGGGCGATGGTGAATTACCGCTATGAGCCCGCCCAGCTCGAACAGCGCCATGAAGCGTTCGTCCGGCGACGCAGCTTCGCGGTCACCGGACCGTTTCAGCGACTCGCCGACACCCGTCCCGATCCGGTCCACTAG
- a CDS encoding DUF5313 domain-containing protein: protein MTASTPSLWQRLTYIYGRRLPKSMQRWVAEDLAGQGAVRRHMIRYAIPPLFVLAPFWLIPVNLYMHLEMTVPIYVWALLMTLALNKPWRRHRLAAHGLDPNLVDVIKRKQQARMHEDYERRFGPRPQEAKWQSNSSPF, encoded by the coding sequence ATGACCGCCAGCACCCCCAGCCTGTGGCAGCGCCTCACCTACATCTATGGCCGACGCCTACCGAAATCGATGCAACGGTGGGTCGCGGAGGATCTCGCCGGCCAGGGTGCGGTGCGCCGGCACATGATTCGCTATGCGATCCCCCCGCTGTTCGTGCTAGCGCCGTTCTGGTTGATTCCGGTGAACCTCTACATGCACCTGGAGATGACAGTGCCGATCTACGTGTGGGCGCTGTTGATGACGCTGGCACTGAACAAGCCCTGGCGCCGGCATCGCCTCGCTGCGCACGGGCTCGATCCCAACCTGGTCGATGTGATCAAACGCAAGCAGCAGGCCAGGATGCACGAGGACTATGAGCGCCGATTCGGACCGCGTCCGCAGGAAGCCAAGTGGCAGTCCAACAGCAGCCCGTTCTAA
- a CDS encoding M15 family metallopeptidase, whose product MTTSLRLVAMTAAALLTGVCAPQAGAQPDAAAPADFVALSEVAPTILQDIRYDTAHNFTGEPVDGYQAPMCILTRPAAEALARAQQVFVAQGYSLKVYDCYRPQQAVDDFVAWAADPSAQQMKGEFYPWVDKSQLFADGYIAEQSGHSRGSTVDLTLVALPAQPQPAYDPGAPSSACTAPAPRRFPDNTIDMGTGYDCFDPSAHTLADGIEGEQLTNRLLLKKVLESQGFENYPNEWWHYTFTPEPFPDTYFDFPVAPSSLAG is encoded by the coding sequence ATGACGACCTCGCTTCGACTGGTGGCGATGACCGCGGCCGCGCTGCTCACCGGGGTGTGCGCGCCTCAGGCCGGTGCTCAACCCGATGCGGCCGCACCAGCGGACTTCGTCGCTTTGAGCGAGGTGGCCCCGACCATCCTGCAGGACATTCGTTACGACACCGCGCACAACTTCACCGGTGAGCCGGTGGACGGCTACCAGGCGCCGATGTGCATCCTGACCCGCCCGGCGGCCGAGGCGCTGGCACGCGCCCAGCAGGTCTTCGTCGCGCAGGGCTATTCGCTGAAGGTCTACGACTGCTATCGGCCGCAGCAGGCCGTCGACGACTTCGTCGCCTGGGCCGCGGATCCGTCCGCACAACAGATGAAGGGCGAGTTCTACCCGTGGGTCGACAAGTCCCAGCTCTTCGCCGACGGTTACATCGCCGAACAGTCGGGGCACAGTCGCGGCAGCACCGTCGACCTGACCCTGGTCGCTCTGCCCGCGCAACCTCAACCCGCCTACGACCCCGGCGCGCCGTCGTCGGCGTGCACGGCGCCGGCACCTCGTCGTTTCCCCGACAACACCATCGACATGGGCACCGGCTACGACTGTTTCGACCCGTCCGCACACACGTTGGCGGACGGGATCGAGGGTGAGCAGTTGACCAACCGGCTGCTGCTGAAGAAGGTCCTCGAAAGTCAGGGCTTCGAGAACTATCCCAACGAGTGGTGGCACTACACCTTCACGCCCGAACCGTTCCCGGACACGTACTTCGACTTCCCGGTCGCGCCGTCCTCCCTCGCCGGCTGA
- a CDS encoding GntR family transcriptional regulator, with translation MVRVPESQRVRDALENAVVDGHYRPGERLDPAQLEKEFGCSRTPIREALQALERSGLVQIRPKQGTYVTELSISEVAERFEVMAELEGMAARLSAGRIEREALAELEAALKECESHANGGDADAYYYANARFHGVVYDSCGNDYLRQQAHALKRVLQPYRRLQLRVPDRMRRSLAEHRVIADAISCGDSTAAENAARDHVLVQVKEFSHLVRTWRALSAS, from the coding sequence ATGGTGCGAGTTCCGGAATCTCAACGGGTGCGCGACGCGCTGGAGAACGCGGTGGTCGACGGGCACTATCGGCCCGGTGAGCGACTCGACCCAGCCCAGCTCGAGAAGGAGTTCGGCTGTTCTCGCACCCCCATCCGGGAGGCCCTGCAGGCGCTGGAACGCTCAGGGCTGGTTCAGATCCGCCCCAAGCAGGGGACGTATGTGACCGAGCTCAGTATCTCGGAAGTGGCTGAGCGGTTCGAAGTCATGGCCGAACTGGAGGGGATGGCAGCGCGGTTGTCGGCTGGGCGAATCGAACGCGAAGCTCTGGCCGAACTCGAGGCCGCCCTGAAGGAGTGTGAAAGCCATGCGAACGGCGGCGACGCCGACGCCTACTACTACGCCAATGCGCGCTTCCACGGGGTCGTTTACGACTCGTGCGGAAACGATTATCTGCGACAGCAGGCACACGCCCTGAAACGCGTGCTTCAGCCATACCGGCGACTGCAGCTGCGAGTGCCTGACCGGATGCGGCGATCGCTGGCCGAGCACCGGGTGATCGCCGACGCCATCAGTTGCGGTGATTCGACCGCCGCTGAGAATGCCGCCCGGGACCACGTTCTGGTCCAGGTCAAGGAATTCAGTCACCTGGTGCGCACCTGGCGTGCGCTCTCAGCGAGTTGA
- a CDS encoding malate dehydrogenase, translating to MSTSTSPRSDAVARLLGAVSLGLGASELVAPDTVVSMAGVRPSRRTRLLTRALGARECGHGAAILLGAPRLVWTRVVGDVLDVALLAAGLVKNRSSARRGTLALLVLSGIGAADVYAASTTGVGGAHAAPSH from the coding sequence ATGAGCACCAGCACATCACCGCGCTCCGACGCCGTGGCGCGACTACTCGGGGCGGTCAGCCTGGGCCTCGGTGCCTCCGAGCTGGTCGCGCCGGACACGGTCGTCTCGATGGCGGGGGTTCGGCCCAGCCGCCGGACCCGGTTGCTCACCCGTGCACTCGGGGCGCGCGAATGTGGCCACGGCGCAGCCATCCTCCTCGGTGCGCCCAGGTTGGTCTGGACTCGAGTCGTCGGAGATGTCCTGGACGTGGCGCTGTTGGCGGCGGGACTGGTCAAGAACCGGTCAAGCGCCCGCCGCGGGACCCTCGCGCTGCTGGTCCTGTCCGGCATCGGAGCAGCGGACGTCTACGCGGCGTCGACCACCGGGGTCGGCGGAGCCCACGCCGCACCCTCGCATTAG
- a CDS encoding MarR family winged helix-turn-helix transcriptional regulator produces the protein MAKTASVDPLSLEQQVCFALAVTNRAVLAVYRPLLEPLGLTHPQYLVMLAMWDHQRSDRGDAPLSVKQIAAMLQIDSATLSPMLKRLETLGLITRRRNAADERATDVSLTEAGTALRARALDIPPAVVARLGVELTELEHLRDALTRINAAALAVGALQS, from the coding sequence ATGGCCAAGACCGCGAGTGTCGACCCGCTTTCCCTGGAACAGCAGGTGTGTTTCGCGTTGGCCGTCACCAACCGCGCGGTGCTCGCCGTTTACCGGCCGCTGCTGGAGCCGCTGGGCCTGACGCACCCGCAGTACCTGGTGATGCTGGCAATGTGGGACCACCAGCGCTCCGATCGGGGCGACGCGCCGCTGTCGGTCAAGCAGATCGCCGCCATGCTGCAGATCGACTCGGCCACCCTGTCGCCCATGCTCAAGCGCCTCGAGACGCTCGGATTGATCACCCGTCGCCGCAACGCCGCCGACGAGCGCGCCACCGACGTCAGCCTCACCGAGGCGGGTACCGCGCTGCGTGCGCGCGCACTCGACATCCCGCCGGCCGTCGTCGCCCGGCTCGGTGTGGAGTTGACCGAGCTGGAGCATCTCCGCGACGCCTTGACCCGTATCAACGCTGCCGCGCTCGCCGTCGGCGCATTGCAGTCCTGA
- the madL gene encoding malonate transporter subunit MadL, with product MVLYGVAALALCMLAGTLLGELLGVALGIDANVGGVGFAMIMLIVATDWLRRKGKFPKPTEQGVLFWSAMYIPIVIAMASTQNVAKAITGGPMAILAGLGALAAGAALVPVLARIGEPSEPLPPLTEEEKQEA from the coding sequence ATGGTTCTCTACGGAGTGGCAGCGTTGGCGCTCTGCATGCTCGCGGGCACATTGCTCGGTGAATTGCTTGGCGTCGCTCTGGGCATCGACGCCAATGTCGGTGGCGTCGGGTTCGCGATGATCATGTTGATTGTCGCAACCGACTGGCTACGTCGAAAAGGCAAGTTTCCCAAACCGACTGAGCAAGGGGTGCTCTTCTGGAGTGCGATGTACATCCCGATTGTGATCGCAATGGCCTCGACGCAGAACGTGGCGAAAGCGATCACTGGCGGACCGATGGCGATCCTGGCTGGGCTGGGCGCCCTGGCTGCGGGAGCCGCCCTGGTACCTGTGCTGGCGCGTATCGGTGAGCCCTCCGAGCCCCTGCCACCGTTGACCGAAGAAGAAAAGCAGGAGGCCTGA
- the trxA gene encoding thioredoxin, with the protein MTPSTVACAHCGQRNRVPAGGRGKPRCAKCRQWLPWIVSAGDRDFAEVVETASVPALVDFWATWCGPCRMVSPALEQLAGERAGSLKLVKVDVDTAPELSQRFQVQAVPTLLLMDGGRVLARKSGAAPVAALRSWVDEVL; encoded by the coding sequence ATGACGCCCAGCACCGTCGCGTGTGCACACTGCGGCCAACGCAACCGGGTGCCGGCGGGTGGCCGCGGCAAGCCCCGCTGCGCGAAGTGCCGGCAGTGGTTGCCGTGGATCGTCTCGGCCGGTGACCGGGACTTCGCCGAGGTGGTCGAGACCGCGTCGGTACCGGCTCTGGTGGACTTCTGGGCGACGTGGTGCGGCCCGTGCCGGATGGTGAGTCCGGCGCTGGAGCAGCTGGCCGGTGAGCGGGCGGGCTCGCTGAAGTTGGTCAAGGTCGACGTGGACACTGCGCCGGAACTGTCGCAACGCTTCCAGGTGCAGGCCGTTCCGACGCTGCTGCTGATGGACGGCGGTCGTGTTCTGGCGCGCAAGTCTGGTGCGGCGCCGGTCGCGGCTCTGCGCAGCTGGGTCGACGAGGTCCTGTGA